A stretch of Diceros bicornis minor isolate mBicDic1 chromosome 29, mDicBic1.mat.cur, whole genome shotgun sequence DNA encodes these proteins:
- the STAR gene encoding steroidogenic acute regulatory protein, mitochondrial isoform X1 — protein sequence MLLATFKLCAGSSYRHVRNMKGLRHQAVLAIGQELNRMALGGPTPSGWINQVRRRSSLLGSRLEDTLYSDQELAYIQQGEEAMQKALGILSNQEGWKKENQQVRANGDKVLSKVVPDVGKVFRLEVVVDQPVERLYEELVEHMEAMGEWNPNVKEIKVLQKIGKDTVITHELAAESAGNLVGPRDFVSVRCAKRRGSTCVLAGMATHFGEMPEQKGVIRAEQGPTCMVLRPLDASPSKTKLTWLLSIDLKGWLPKTIINQVLSQTQVDFANHLRKRLESSPAPEARC from the exons ATGCTCCTCGCGACGTTTAAGCTGTGTGCTGGCAGCTCCTACAGACACGTGCGCAACATGAAGG GGCTGAGGCACCAAGCTGTGCTGGCCATTGGCCAGGAGCTGAACCGGATGGCACTGGGGGGCCCGACCCCAAGTGGGTGGATCAACCAGGTTCGGCGTCGGAGCTCTCTGCTTG GTTCTCGGCTAGAAGACACTCTCTACAGCGACCAGGAGCTGGCCTATATCCAGCAGGGAGAGGAGGCCATGCAGAAGGCTCTGGGCATCCTCAGCAACCAGGAGGGCTGGAAGAAGGAGAACCAGCAGGTAAGG GCAAATGGGGACAAAGTGCTGAGTAAAGTGGTTCCAGACGTGGGCAAGGTATTCCggttggaggtggtggtggacCAGCCTGTGGAGAGGCTTTATGAAGAGCTTGTGGAACACATGGAGGCCATGGGAGAGTGGAACCCAAATGTCAAGGAGATCAAG GTCCTGCAGAAGATTGGAAAGGATACAGTCATCACCCATGAGTTGGCTGCAGAATCAGCAGGAAACCTTGTGGGGCCCCGTGACTTTGTGAGTGTGCGCTGTGCCAAGCGCCGAGGCTCCACCTGTGTGTTGGCTGGCATGGCCACACATTTCGGGGAGATGCCTGAGCAGAAAGGTGTCATCAG AGCCGAGCAGGGTCCCACTTGTATGGTGCTCCGTCCCCTGGATGCAAGTCCCTCAAAGACCAAACTCACTTGGCTGCTCAGCATTGACCTCAAG GGATGGCTGCCAAAGACCATCATCAACCAGGTCCTATCACAGACCCAGGTGGATTTTGCCAACCATCTGCGAAAGCGCCTGGAGTCCAGCCCTGCTCCTGAAGCCAGGTGTTAA
- the STAR gene encoding steroidogenic acute regulatory protein, mitochondrial isoform X2, whose product MLLATFKLCAGSSYRHVRNMKGLRHQAVLAIGQELNRMALGGPTPSGWINQVRRRSSLLGSRLEDTLYSDQELAYIQQGEEAMQKALGILSNQEGWKKENQQANGDKVLSKVVPDVGKVFRLEVVVDQPVERLYEELVEHMEAMGEWNPNVKEIKVLQKIGKDTVITHELAAESAGNLVGPRDFVSVRCAKRRGSTCVLAGMATHFGEMPEQKGVIRAEQGPTCMVLRPLDASPSKTKLTWLLSIDLKGWLPKTIINQVLSQTQVDFANHLRKRLESSPAPEARC is encoded by the exons ATGCTCCTCGCGACGTTTAAGCTGTGTGCTGGCAGCTCCTACAGACACGTGCGCAACATGAAGG GGCTGAGGCACCAAGCTGTGCTGGCCATTGGCCAGGAGCTGAACCGGATGGCACTGGGGGGCCCGACCCCAAGTGGGTGGATCAACCAGGTTCGGCGTCGGAGCTCTCTGCTTG GTTCTCGGCTAGAAGACACTCTCTACAGCGACCAGGAGCTGGCCTATATCCAGCAGGGAGAGGAGGCCATGCAGAAGGCTCTGGGCATCCTCAGCAACCAGGAGGGCTGGAAGAAGGAGAACCAGCAG GCAAATGGGGACAAAGTGCTGAGTAAAGTGGTTCCAGACGTGGGCAAGGTATTCCggttggaggtggtggtggacCAGCCTGTGGAGAGGCTTTATGAAGAGCTTGTGGAACACATGGAGGCCATGGGAGAGTGGAACCCAAATGTCAAGGAGATCAAG GTCCTGCAGAAGATTGGAAAGGATACAGTCATCACCCATGAGTTGGCTGCAGAATCAGCAGGAAACCTTGTGGGGCCCCGTGACTTTGTGAGTGTGCGCTGTGCCAAGCGCCGAGGCTCCACCTGTGTGTTGGCTGGCATGGCCACACATTTCGGGGAGATGCCTGAGCAGAAAGGTGTCATCAG AGCCGAGCAGGGTCCCACTTGTATGGTGCTCCGTCCCCTGGATGCAAGTCCCTCAAAGACCAAACTCACTTGGCTGCTCAGCATTGACCTCAAG GGATGGCTGCCAAAGACCATCATCAACCAGGTCCTATCACAGACCCAGGTGGATTTTGCCAACCATCTGCGAAAGCGCCTGGAGTCCAGCCCTGCTCCTGAAGCCAGGTGTTAA